In one window of Laspinema palackyanum D2c DNA:
- a CDS encoding tetratricopeptide repeat protein translates to MTEKLGRWKLYVLILGLVAFVGIGLAPIITPIVNGVMGAAQTTGSNTAATPTTTPNSQQGDLEAQARGYELVVQREPNNETALRGLLETRLKLQDIPGAIAALEKLVAINPERTDYAVLLAQGKQQIGDRDGASTVYRSILETQPGNINALQGYVNLLLLESRPEAAIGLLEDTLKTAPQANQIQPGSIDVVSVQVILGQVYADQQRYDEAIAVYDEAMKAEPEDFRPIYAKAIVWQNQGKLAEAKPLFETAAQLAPPQYRDQIQQQAQQIPPAVPATPQPEAAPASPEPAPEVDSTAEPEVNSTPEPEAE, encoded by the coding sequence GTGACAGAAAAGCTGGGGCGATGGAAGTTGTACGTCTTGATACTGGGGCTAGTTGCCTTTGTGGGAATTGGTCTTGCACCAATTATTACGCCGATTGTCAATGGTGTGATGGGAGCTGCACAAACCACGGGGTCTAACACAGCAGCAACCCCAACAACGACCCCAAATTCGCAGCAGGGGGATTTGGAAGCTCAAGCTAGGGGTTATGAATTAGTAGTGCAGCGGGAACCGAACAATGAGACGGCCCTGCGCGGATTGTTGGAGACTCGACTTAAGTTGCAAGATATCCCCGGGGCGATCGCCGCTTTGGAAAAATTAGTGGCGATCAATCCCGAACGCACGGATTATGCGGTCCTACTGGCTCAAGGCAAGCAACAAATCGGCGATCGCGATGGGGCTTCGACTGTCTATCGCTCGATTTTGGAAACCCAACCCGGTAATATTAATGCCCTCCAGGGTTATGTGAATCTTTTGCTGTTAGAAAGTCGTCCCGAAGCGGCGATCGGACTGCTTGAGGATACCCTCAAAACGGCTCCCCAAGCTAATCAAATTCAGCCGGGAAGTATTGATGTGGTCTCGGTGCAGGTGATTTTAGGTCAGGTCTATGCGGACCAACAGCGCTATGATGAGGCGATCGCGGTTTACGATGAAGCCATGAAAGCTGAACCGGAGGATTTTCGTCCGATCTATGCTAAGGCGATCGTCTGGCAAAATCAAGGAAAATTGGCTGAGGCTAAACCCCTGTTTGAAACAGCCGCTCAATTAGCACCGCCCCAATACCGGGATCAAATTCAGCAACAAGCGCAACAAATTCCCCCAGCGGTTCCGGCAACCCCACAACCGGAAGCGGCACCGGCGTCACCGGAACCCGCACCGGAAGTGGATTCTACAGCCGAACCGGAAGTCAATTCTACACCGGAACCGGAAGCGGAGTAG
- a CDS encoding zinc ribbon domain-containing protein, with amino-acid sequence MLKYKAEQEVQVYLEVYRFFPSSKTCNVCVNQVSRLTPDVRTWQCEKCQKKHDRNINAASNRRDEGLRILSSPDRGDRLPPRCQRR; translated from the coding sequence ATGCTGAAGTACAAAGCAGAGCAAGAAGTCCAAGTCTACCTTGAAGTTTACCGATTCTTTCCTAGCTCCAAAACCTGTAATGTTTGCGTCAATCAAGTAAGCAGGCTGACCCCTGATGTCAGGACTTGGCAGTGTGAAAAGTGTCAAAAGAAGCACGATAGAAACATCAACGCGGCCTCGAACAGAAGAGATGAAGGACTGCGAATCTTATCCTCACCGGACCGGGGAGATCGCCTACCGCCCAGGTGTCAGAGGAGATAG
- a CDS encoding RNA-guided endonuclease InsQ/TnpB family protein codes for MKEPSSECLQVVALNLSRAFINFFEGRADYPQFKSKHRNQSISYPQNVLIVEEGIKFPKMGIVHARLHRPIQGAIRTVTVSMNANSQYLASVLVNDGEDILGKTAEGKAVGIDLGLTHFAVTFDGSKFDNPRWLAKPEKNLRAKQKRLSRRQKGSNNRNKTCKQVAGVHNKIAQCRSDFPHKLSLRRVEENQVIVVENLAVRNRVKNHCLESSNQSGGRGSVLCHAEVQSRARSPSLP; via the coding sequence ATGAAAGAACCCTCTTCCGAATGCTTACAGGTTGTTGCCCTGAATTTGTCTAGGGCTTTTATCAACTTCTTTGAAGGGAGGGCTGATTATCCTCAATTCAAGTCAAAGCACCGTAACCAATCCATTAGTTATCCTCAGAATGTCTTGATCGTAGAAGAGGGTATCAAATTTCCCAAGATGGGGATTGTTCATGCTAGACTACACAGACCTATTCAGGGGGCAATCAGAACAGTCACGGTGTCGATGAATGCCAATAGTCAATACTTGGCCTCTGTCCTAGTCAATGACGGGGAAGATATCCTGGGAAAAACTGCTGAAGGTAAAGCGGTAGGTATTGATTTAGGGTTGACTCATTTTGCTGTCACTTTTGATGGGTCTAAATTTGACAACCCCCGTTGGTTGGCTAAACCTGAAAAAAATCTAAGAGCCAAGCAGAAGCGATTGTCCAGAAGACAAAAGGGTTCTAACAACCGTAACAAAACCTGTAAGCAGGTAGCCGGGGTACATAACAAAATAGCTCAATGCCGGTCAGATTTCCCCCACAAACTGTCACTCCGTAGGGTAGAGGAAAACCAAGTCATAGTGGTAGAAAATCTAGCCGTTAGGAACCGGGTCAAAAATCACTGTCTCGAATCAAGCAATCAGTCAGGTGGGAGGGGGTCAGTTCTGTGCCATGCTGAAGTACAAAGCAGAGCAAGAAGTCCAAGTCTACCTTGA
- a CDS encoding helix-turn-helix domain-containing protein, giving the protein MLRATQYRIYPTLEQRRHLAQSFGCCRFPWNYALNLTNETYKATGQGLGRFVILQRDNSSQERA; this is encoded by the coding sequence ATGCTCAGAGCAACCCAGTACAGAATTTACCCAACCTTGGAGCAAAGACGACATCTTGCTCAGAGTTTTGGTTGCTGTAGATTCCCTTGGAACTACGCTCTCAACCTAACTAACGAAACCTACAAAGCTACAGGTCAGGGTCTAGGTCGCTTTGTCATTCTTCAAAGAGATAACTCATCTCAAGAAAGAGCATGA
- a CDS encoding homocysteine biosynthesis protein yields the protein MRTIAEINDKISQKKAVVWTVEELKARVLEKGIPAVTKEVDVVTTGTFEPMESSGAILNLGHTDPPIKIRRCWLDGVPAYSGFGAVDLYLGATEVAEAQDGEEIRERGGGHAIADLIAGKPIHLRAIGQVTDCYPRASFETTLTKDTINQFYLYNPRNLYQNFIVGVNGGDRPLFTYLGPLQPHLGNAVYSNPGAISPLLNDPELDLIGPGTRIFLGGGIGYVAWEGTQHFPKQKRLPNKTPIGPAATLALIGDAKQMNPRWVRGCYFHNYGPSLMLGVGVPLPILNEQVVLHCAVQDQDVVAPVVDFAIPRRVRPTFGLVSYAQLKTGRITLEGKPVRTAPLASIFFSRQVALELKHWIESGEFTLTEPVIPLPMDRSFLPQNLWGSQLSLE from the coding sequence ATGCGAACGATTGCCGAAATTAATGACAAAATTAGCCAGAAGAAAGCGGTCGTCTGGACTGTAGAAGAACTAAAAGCGCGGGTTTTGGAAAAGGGCATCCCGGCGGTGACAAAAGAAGTGGATGTGGTGACGACGGGGACCTTTGAACCGATGGAGTCATCTGGGGCGATTCTGAACCTGGGACATACAGACCCCCCGATTAAAATTCGGCGCTGTTGGTTAGATGGAGTTCCCGCCTATTCGGGGTTTGGGGCGGTGGATTTGTATTTGGGGGCCACCGAAGTCGCGGAAGCTCAAGATGGAGAGGAAATCCGAGAACGGGGAGGGGGTCATGCGATCGCCGATTTAATTGCGGGGAAACCGATTCATTTGCGGGCGATCGGGCAAGTCACCGATTGCTATCCCCGGGCCTCCTTTGAAACCACCCTGACCAAGGACACCATTAACCAGTTTTATTTATATAATCCTCGGAACTTATATCAAAATTTTATTGTGGGCGTGAATGGGGGCGATCGGCCCTTATTTACCTACCTCGGTCCCCTACAACCCCATCTCGGGAATGCCGTCTATTCCAACCCGGGCGCTATTTCACCCCTACTCAACGACCCGGAACTCGACCTGATTGGTCCGGGAACCCGGATTTTTTTAGGGGGCGGAATTGGCTATGTTGCTTGGGAAGGGACTCAGCACTTTCCCAAGCAAAAACGCCTACCCAATAAGACGCCGATTGGCCCTGCGGCCACCTTAGCCTTAATTGGAGATGCCAAACAAATGAATCCGCGATGGGTGCGGGGTTGCTACTTCCACAATTACGGTCCCTCGTTAATGCTGGGCGTGGGAGTGCCGTTACCCATCCTCAATGAGCAAGTGGTCTTGCACTGTGCGGTGCAAGACCAAGATGTAGTTGCCCCGGTCGTGGATTTCGCCATCCCCCGTCGGGTTCGTCCGACCTTTGGGTTAGTCAGCTACGCCCAGCTTAAAACGGGTCGGATTACCCTAGAAGGTAAACCCGTGCGGACGGCACCTTTAGCCAGTATCTTCTTTTCCCGTCAAGTTGCCTTGGAATTAAAGCACTGGATCGAATCCGGGGAATTTACCCTGACCGAACCTGTCATCCCCCTGCCGATGGACCGCTCGTTTTTACCCCAAAATTTGTGGGGGTCTCAACTGAGCTTGGAATAA
- a CDS encoding AI-2E family transporter, with protein sequence MNLGQWMGLLAIFISCYILWQIREILLLLFAAVVLATALNRLARRLQWFGIKRGWAVMVSILLLLLVLVSFFWLIVPPFATQLQQLTQLLTLGFAEINDLIYQFRTQVPPQLKQYLPDVESIVQQLQPLANQLVGGAGAVVGGTFGGLLSFLLVLVLALMMVSSPQAYRSSFVRLFPSFYRWRVDGILDRCDVALGGWLIGILFNMMVIGVLSWIGLLILGVPLALANGVLAGLLTFIPNIGPALSAIPPMAIALLDAPWKSLAVLGLYIFIQQLESNVLTPYVMAEQIFLLPAVTLIAQVFFASIFGFLGLFLALPLTLVLQVWLQETLVKDILDRWRKPFATRRPRPLEAIAPVDTPGETKSVPLLPSSQDLSPLDYDPWDDRPQQSDRPLIPPEVKSGPDFQEQPQPE encoded by the coding sequence GTGAATTTAGGTCAATGGATGGGCTTATTAGCCATTTTTATTTCTTGCTATATTCTCTGGCAAATCCGAGAAATTTTATTGCTACTCTTTGCCGCAGTCGTCCTAGCGACGGCCTTAAATCGACTCGCTCGCCGGTTGCAATGGTTTGGCATCAAACGGGGTTGGGCCGTCATGGTTTCCATCCTCCTCTTACTCCTGGTTTTGGTGAGTTTTTTTTGGCTGATTGTGCCTCCCTTTGCCACTCAATTACAACAACTCACCCAACTCCTAACTTTGGGATTTGCAGAAATTAATGATTTAATTTATCAATTTAGAACCCAAGTTCCGCCACAGTTGAAGCAATATTTACCCGATGTGGAGAGTATCGTTCAACAACTCCAACCTTTGGCTAATCAATTAGTGGGAGGGGCTGGGGCAGTTGTGGGCGGGACTTTTGGGGGCTTATTAAGCTTTCTATTAGTCTTAGTTCTGGCTTTAATGATGGTGAGCAGTCCTCAAGCTTACCGAAGTTCTTTCGTGCGACTCTTCCCCTCGTTTTATCGATGGCGAGTTGATGGCATTCTTGACCGCTGCGATGTGGCGTTAGGCGGATGGCTGATTGGCATTCTGTTTAACATGATGGTGATTGGGGTATTAAGCTGGATTGGCCTTTTAATTTTGGGAGTTCCCCTGGCTTTAGCGAATGGAGTATTAGCGGGTTTATTAACCTTTATTCCCAATATTGGACCGGCTTTAAGTGCAATTCCGCCAATGGCGATCGCCCTGCTGGATGCACCGTGGAAATCCCTAGCGGTGCTGGGGTTGTATATTTTTATTCAGCAGTTAGAAAGTAATGTTTTGACTCCTTATGTGATGGCGGAGCAGATTTTTTTACTGCCCGCAGTCACCTTAATCGCCCAAGTCTTTTTTGCTTCAATTTTTGGGTTTTTAGGATTATTTCTAGCCCTGCCTTTAACCTTAGTGCTTCAGGTTTGGCTTCAAGAAACGTTGGTGAAAGATATATTAGACCGATGGCGGAAACCCTTTGCAACCAGACGTCCAAGACCCTTGGAGGCGATCGCCCCGGTTGACACCCCAGGGGAAACCAAATCAGTGCCGTTGTTGCCATCAAGTCAGGACTTATCCCCCCTAGACTATGACCCTTGGGACGATCGCCCCCAGCAAAGCGATCGCCCACTGATTCCCCCCGAGGTCAAATCGGGACCCGACTTTCAGGAACAACCCCAACCGGAATAA
- a CDS encoding phosphate ABC transporter substrate-binding protein has product MANKTGPSPILYFVAFLILAAVGYWFLSSEEQTAQITPNGAIAPPAQAPATSEPSTSTAPPPSALPSAPLAPTQARSYTFSLPASVPGNTSVRIDGSTSMVTINQNLKQGFERQYAGTNILTVANGTERGIQAVQEGNADLAAISRSLTPQEKAQGLAVVAIASDRIALVVGIENPYTSGLTQEQVRQIFQGQITNWQEIGGPAGPIQVLNRPRISGTHQAFQEIVLNGGNFGNSANITTLKRDETTGMLRQLGRNGIGYATFAQVANQQTVKTLPIDGMMPDHPNYPLQRVLSYAYQQPPNPAVQAFLGYATSPQGQQSMLSGSN; this is encoded by the coding sequence GTGGCTAACAAAACTGGACCTTCGCCCATTCTTTATTTTGTCGCCTTTCTGATTCTAGCCGCAGTCGGTTACTGGTTCTTAAGTTCCGAAGAACAAACCGCGCAAATCACGCCCAATGGTGCGATCGCCCCTCCAGCCCAGGCCCCAGCCACCTCCGAACCCAGCACTTCCACAGCCCCTCCCCCTTCCGCACTGCCATCAGCCCCCCTTGCACCGACCCAGGCGAGAAGTTATACTTTTTCCTTGCCTGCATCAGTCCCAGGGAATACCTCTGTCCGAATTGACGGTTCTACCAGCATGGTGACCATTAATCAGAACCTGAAACAGGGGTTTGAAAGACAATATGCGGGGACCAACATCCTCACCGTTGCTAATGGAACTGAACGGGGAATCCAAGCAGTTCAGGAGGGAAATGCGGACTTGGCAGCAATTTCGCGATCGCTGACCCCCCAGGAAAAAGCCCAGGGATTAGCAGTCGTGGCGATCGCCAGCGATCGCATCGCCCTTGTCGTCGGCATTGAAAACCCCTATACCAGCGGACTGACTCAGGAACAAGTTCGCCAAATCTTCCAAGGACAAATCACCAATTGGCAGGAGATTGGCGGACCTGCAGGACCCATTCAAGTCCTGAATCGCCCCCGTATCAGTGGCACTCATCAAGCCTTTCAAGAAATTGTACTCAATGGGGGCAATTTCGGGAATAGTGCCAATATTACCACCCTTAAGCGAGATGAAACCACCGGAATGCTGCGACAACTCGGACGTAATGGCATCGGATATGCCACCTTCGCTCAAGTTGCCAATCAGCAAACCGTCAAAACTCTCCCCATCGATGGCATGATGCCCGATCATCCCAATTATCCCTTGCAGCGCGTCTTATCCTACGCCTATCAGCAGCCGCCCAACCCAGCAGTCCAAGCCTTTTTAGGCTATGCAACCTCCCCCCAAGGACAGCAATCCATGCTTTCTGGCAGCAATTAA
- a CDS encoding DUF4394 domain-containing protein: MTVFIALNDNNTLVAFNSNNPTQTVSVGVTGIEGTLLGIDTRPANGLIYGITTTNNIYSIDPQRLGFTIDANGALNNTMTPATVSATLVSTLSQPFEGGTVSGFDFNPVPDRLRLVGENNQNFRINVDTGAVIVDGTLAFAAGDANGAVDPTISASGYTNSFAGTTSTQLYNIDTQLNTLLLQNPPNDGTLVTIGNLGVDFGNLAGFDIVSGMAGENTAFAVDNSMLYSINLTNGQATSLGMIGGNTGLNLQGLATLPNSTFRDTVTGETEFNPDQYLASHPDLIAAYGYNFGAAVDHFQVFGKAENRALDTFDELRYLASYGDLIEVIGVNPFSATQHYIVFGVSEGRVTNLFDAVSYLNTYADLRAAFGNDLGAATEHYILNGFSEGRVF, from the coding sequence ATGACCGTTTTTATTGCTTTAAATGACAACAATACCTTAGTTGCTTTTAACTCGAATAATCCAACCCAGACCGTCTCTGTGGGAGTCACTGGAATTGAGGGAACCCTACTCGGCATTGATACCAGACCGGCTAACGGTTTAATTTATGGCATCACAACCACCAATAATATTTACTCCATTGACCCCCAGCGTCTGGGATTCACCATTGATGCCAATGGAGCATTGAATAATACAATGACTCCGGCCACCGTATCGGCCACATTAGTCAGTACCTTATCCCAACCTTTTGAAGGGGGAACCGTTTCGGGATTTGACTTTAATCCGGTTCCAGATCGACTGCGATTAGTGGGTGAAAATAACCAAAATTTCCGCATTAATGTTGATACCGGCGCAGTTATTGTGGATGGCACCCTAGCATTTGCAGCAGGGGACGCCAATGGGGCCGTTGATCCGACCATTAGTGCCTCGGGTTATACCAATTCCTTTGCTGGAACGACTTCCACCCAACTCTACAATATCGATACTCAACTGAATACCTTGTTACTGCAAAATCCCCCTAATGATGGGACTCTGGTTACCATTGGGAATTTAGGGGTAGATTTTGGCAATTTGGCAGGATTTGATATTGTTTCAGGGATGGCTGGGGAGAATACGGCTTTTGCCGTTGATAACTCGATGCTTTATTCTATTAACCTGACGAATGGTCAAGCCACTAGCTTAGGGATGATTGGGGGGAACACCGGCTTAAATTTACAAGGGTTGGCAACGTTACCCAATTCTACGTTCCGAGACACGGTTACGGGAGAAACGGAATTTAACCCGGATCAATATTTGGCTTCTCATCCGGATCTAATTGCTGCGTATGGCTATAATTTTGGCGCTGCTGTTGATCATTTTCAGGTATTTGGGAAGGCAGAAAATCGAGCATTGGATACGTTTGACGAACTGCGATATCTGGCTTCTTATGGGGATTTGATTGAGGTGATTGGGGTTAATCCTTTCTCAGCCACGCAGCATTATATTGTGTTTGGGGTTTCGGAAGGGCGGGTTACCAATCTGTTCGATGCGGTCAGTTATCTCAATACTTATGCTGATTTAAGGGCAGCGTTTGGTAATGATTTAGGGGCCGCAACTGAACACTATATCCTAAATGGATTTAGTGAGGGTCGCGTTTTTTAA
- a CDS encoding C39 family peptidase: MTVTNDKPNSIFLEIDKICPLSEVANNQILTSEIQHRLTELQLLTPPVDGVFGELTIAAYQRFQEVNGIEEEEEALGPKTIAALMNPQVQTLSIPRISLQIITKTIFKTLPLQSSVLTANEQFSVEVGQSFTLANYERGHRGHYRITLQEAIRGNRVWYAFEEHVQLIEGNRTLTQPQQPAATVRLNVPFKSQMDNYYNPSGACNVTSIAMCLEYLGVPRYDSRYRQMEDELYRWCLDRGYSRHNPEHLARVVRDYKRKDDFTYWGTIERCQNHLRSGNPCVIHGYFTSFGHIIVLVGFDANGFIVHDPYGEWFPSGYRNDRNGAYLHYSYNLIRRTCIPDGEFWVHYISR; this comes from the coding sequence ATGACCGTAACTAACGACAAGCCTAATTCCATTTTTCTGGAAATTGACAAGATTTGTCCCCTCTCCGAAGTGGCAAATAATCAGATTTTAACGAGTGAGATTCAGCATCGCTTAACGGAGTTGCAATTACTCACTCCTCCCGTTGATGGTGTTTTTGGGGAACTGACGATCGCCGCTTATCAACGCTTTCAGGAAGTGAACGGGATTGAAGAAGAAGAAGAAGCCCTGGGTCCGAAAACAATTGCAGCCCTGATGAATCCTCAGGTCCAAACTTTATCGATACCGCGAATTTCCCTACAAATCATCACGAAAACGATTTTTAAAACTTTACCCCTCCAATCTTCTGTACTCACTGCCAATGAGCAATTTAGTGTAGAAGTGGGTCAAAGTTTTACGTTAGCTAATTATGAACGGGGCCATCGCGGTCATTATCGGATTACCTTACAAGAAGCGATTCGGGGAAATCGCGTCTGGTATGCCTTTGAAGAGCACGTTCAACTCATAGAAGGCAACCGCACCCTAACTCAACCCCAGCAACCGGCGGCAACGGTGCGATTAAATGTGCCTTTCAAGTCTCAGATGGATAACTATTACAATCCCAGCGGCGCTTGTAATGTCACCTCGATCGCCATGTGTTTGGAATATCTAGGCGTTCCCCGCTACGACAGTCGCTATCGCCAGATGGAAGATGAATTATATCGTTGGTGTCTCGATCGCGGATATTCCCGTCATAACCCTGAACATTTAGCGCGAGTTGTCCGAGACTATAAACGCAAAGATGACTTTACCTACTGGGGAACCATCGAACGCTGTCAAAATCACCTGCGCAGTGGCAATCCCTGTGTGATTCACGGCTATTTCACCAGCTTTGGTCACATTATCGTGTTAGTCGGGTTTGACGCCAACGGATTTATTGTTCATGACCCTTATGGCGAATGGTTCCCATCGGGTTATCGAAATGACAGGAACGGTGCCTATCTGCACTACTCCTACAATTTAATCCGCCGCACTTGTATTCCGGATGGAGAGTTCTGGGTTCACTATATTAGTCGTTAA
- a CDS encoding NAD(P)/FAD-dependent oxidoreductase: MTEKARICILGGGFGGLYAALRLSELPWNPSGTPEIVLIDNNDRFLFSPLLYELLTGELQSWEIAPPFSELLANTRVRFHQGTVCDINLENRQVHLEDGVEFSYDRAILALGGETPLDLVPGCADYAFPFRTIADAYRLEERLRLLEASDKDKIRIAVVGGGYSGVELACKLADRLKNRGRLRLVEMGTEILRTSTEFNRKAATQALEERGIWIDLETTTQEITADSISLLYREQVDPIPVDLVIWTVGTQVAAAVQALPVKHTDRGQIEVTRTLQAIDHPELFAVGDLAYSLDGSGQPVPTTAQAAMQQADYAAWNVWASLSDRPLLPFEYQGLGEMMTLGIDNATLTGLGVKLDGQMAHLLRRLAYLYRMPTFDHQLKVGLNWITQPVREFFSQSGLPR; encoded by the coding sequence ATGACAGAAAAAGCACGAATTTGTATCCTCGGCGGCGGATTTGGCGGTCTGTATGCCGCTTTGCGCTTGAGCGAGTTACCCTGGAACCCATCTGGAACCCCCGAGATTGTTCTGATTGATAACAACGATCGCTTTTTGTTCTCCCCCCTCCTCTACGAGTTGCTCACCGGGGAATTGCAATCGTGGGAAATTGCACCCCCGTTTTCCGAACTGTTGGCAAATACCCGAGTGCGCTTCCATCAAGGTACTGTCTGTGACATCAACCTAGAGAATAGACAGGTCCATTTAGAGGATGGAGTAGAATTCAGTTACGATCGCGCCATCTTGGCCCTCGGTGGCGAAACTCCCTTAGATTTAGTCCCCGGATGTGCCGATTATGCCTTCCCTTTCCGCACCATCGCCGATGCCTATCGCCTAGAAGAACGCCTGCGCCTCCTAGAAGCATCCGACAAAGATAAAATCCGCATCGCTGTCGTCGGTGGCGGATATTCCGGGGTGGAATTGGCTTGTAAACTGGCCGATCGCCTCAAAAACCGAGGTCGTCTGCGCCTCGTTGAAATGGGGACAGAAATTCTGCGAACCTCCACGGAATTTAACCGCAAAGCAGCAACCCAAGCCTTAGAAGAACGGGGAATTTGGATTGATTTAGAAACCACCACCCAAGAAATTACCGCCGATAGCATTTCCCTGTTATATCGAGAACAAGTAGACCCCATTCCCGTAGATTTGGTGATTTGGACCGTTGGAACCCAAGTGGCGGCAGCGGTGCAAGCCCTCCCGGTCAAGCATACCGACCGGGGTCAAATCGAAGTGACGCGGACCTTACAGGCGATCGACCATCCGGAACTGTTTGCAGTCGGGGACCTCGCCTATAGTCTTGATGGCAGCGGACAACCAGTCCCCACCACGGCACAAGCAGCCATGCAGCAAGCGGATTATGCCGCCTGGAATGTTTGGGCCTCCTTGAGCGATCGCCCCCTTCTCCCCTTTGAATATCAAGGATTAGGAGAAATGATGACCTTGGGAATTGATAATGCCACCTTAACCGGATTAGGGGTCAAATTGGATGGTCAAATGGCGCACCTCTTACGGCGGTTAGCCTATCTGTATCGGATGCCCACATTTGACCATCAGCTTAAAGTCGGCTTAAATTGGATTACTCAGCCCGTGCGTGAGTTTTTCTCTCAATCCGGTTTACCCCGTTAA
- a CDS encoding HAD-IA family hydrolase codes for MSQPSVIFFDAAGTLFGVRGTVGAAYGNFARRFGVEVDDRLLNQAFFDSFAATEQAAFPGVVQTEIPRLEFQWWEAIASDTFKRAGVFHQFADFSAFFEQLYDYFATADPWFVYPDVRPTLESLHSQGIPMGVVSNFDSRLYSVLEALDLAHFFESVTISTVVGAAKPNPPIFAAGLEKHGCAASEAWHIGDSYRDDYQGAIAAGLRGIWLRRNP; via the coding sequence ATGTCCCAACCTTCGGTGATTTTTTTCGATGCCGCCGGGACCCTTTTTGGAGTGCGTGGCACTGTCGGTGCCGCTTATGGAAATTTTGCCCGTCGCTTTGGGGTCGAAGTGGACGATCGCCTGTTAAATCAGGCATTTTTCGACAGTTTTGCCGCCACCGAACAGGCGGCATTTCCGGGAGTTGTGCAAACTGAGATTCCCCGCCTGGAATTTCAGTGGTGGGAGGCGATCGCCTCGGATACCTTCAAACGCGCCGGAGTCTTCCATCAGTTTGCCGACTTTTCCGCCTTCTTTGAGCAACTGTACGATTACTTTGCCACCGCTGACCCTTGGTTCGTCTATCCCGATGTTCGCCCCACCCTGGAATCCCTGCATTCTCAAGGCATTCCAATGGGAGTTGTATCCAATTTTGACTCCCGACTCTACTCCGTCCTAGAGGCATTGGATCTGGCTCACTTTTTTGAGTCCGTTACCATTTCTACCGTCGTGGGGGCTGCAAAACCAAACCCGCCGATTTTTGCGGCGGGTTTAGAAAAACATGGCTGTGCAGCGTCAGAGGCATGGCACATCGGCGATAGCTATCGGGATGATTATCAAGGGGCGATCGCCGCTGGTTTGCGCGGGATATGGCTGCGGCGTAACCCCTAG
- a CDS encoding DUF4278 domain-containing protein, whose amino-acid sequence MKLTYRGIGYDSEPQSFNLMEAEIGGKYRGNDWQVRYPRHIPVPATLKELTYRGAQYNSGEPVSTSVAPVAPKTRQVRPLMDAQPADKVMEEVAKLHRNNICRSLERRMQAAMMLGNENLIEQLQMESQQLTCYLY is encoded by the coding sequence ATGAAACTAACTTATCGGGGAATTGGCTACGATTCGGAACCCCAGAGCTTTAATCTTATGGAGGCAGAAATTGGGGGAAAATATCGGGGGAATGATTGGCAAGTGCGCTATCCCCGGCATATTCCTGTCCCCGCAACTCTCAAGGAGTTAACCTATCGGGGCGCTCAGTATAATTCTGGGGAACCTGTCAGCACTTCAGTGGCACCAGTAGCCCCCAAGACTCGGCAGGTGAGGCCCCTCATGGATGCTCAACCGGCAGACAAGGTGATGGAAGAGGTAGCCAAACTTCACCGCAATAACATTTGTCGGAGTTTAGAACGCCGGATGCAAGCGGCAATGATGCTGGGGAATGAAAACTTGATTGAACAGCTACAAATGGAATCCCAGCAACTCACCTGCTACCTTTATTAA